Part of the Candidatus Brocadia sinica JPN1 genome, GGCAGGGCATATCGACCATGGAAAGACGTCCCTGGTGAAGGCATTGACGGGGATTGATGCCGACAGGCTGCCCGAAGAAAAACAGCGTGGATTGACCATAGATTTGGGTTTTGCCTATCTCGACCTCGATTCAGACCAAAGAATCAGCATCGTAGATGTGCCGGGACATGAACGGTTCGTCAAGAACATGCTGGCGGGCGCGACCAGCATTAACCTCGTATTATTCGTCATTGCGGCTGACGATGGCGTCATGCCACAAACTATTGAACATCTGGAAATTATCAACCTCCTGGGCATCAGACACGGACTCATTGCCTTAACGAAAAAAGACCTGGTAACTGACGAATGGCTAACAGTAGTTCGAGAAGATATCAAAAATATTGTGACGGGTACAACCCTGGAGCACGCACCGATTATTCCCGTATCTGTGGTCACGGGTGAAGGGATTGAAGTCTGCAAGTCTGCCATAAAAGAACTTATTTCACAGATACAAACCAGGAGTAACACACGCGTATTTCGAATGCCCATCGATCGATCTTTTACCATCTCCGGGTATGGATGTGTTGTCACAGGGCCCATTCTGGGTGGGCAGGTTTCCGTGGTGGATGAAATAGAAATAGTGCCCCTCAAAAAAACCTTGCGTGTCAGAGGAATTGAAGTGACCGGAGAACGGGTTGATACTGCCTTTGCAGGGCAACGGGCAGCGATTAATCTCTCGGGTATGAAATCTACCGAAATACAACGTGGGTATGAACTCTCGGCTCCGGGATACTTGCAACCGGTGAACATTGCCGATGCCTCATTAAGATTGATTCAAAGCGCAAAAAATCCATTAAAAAACAGGACACGGATTCGGTTTCACCTTAATACCTCAGAGGTGATGGGTCGTGTTATACTGCTGGATAGAGACACGCTAAAACCCGGCGAAGAGACCTTGTGTCAATTCCTCCTGGAAAATCCCATTACCACCGAAAGGGAAGACCGGTTTATTATTCGCTCCTATTCGCCGGCTTATACCATTGGCGGAGGTAAGGTGCTCAGGTATAATACAACCCGATTGAAACGCTTTAAAGAAGAGACGCTCAAGACTCTAAGGATTCTGGCCAGTGGAAATCTTTCCGATATCGTGGAACAGATTTATTTAGGTAATACCGTTGGCAGAGGCGAACGTCTGTTTGCCCCTGCCATTGATGATATCTCCAAACAGGTCAATATTCACCCTTCGATTGCTGAAAATGTCATAGCAGGGTTGATAAAAAAGGGGTTACTCCTGAAATTTGTTATCGAGGGCAAAGACGTTATTATTCATCGTGATGTTATCGCTTCTTTAAAGGGGCAGATGTTGAATATACTCAGGGTATTTCACAAGGAAAACCCTTTAAAAACAGGGATGGAAGAGACCCAACTCAAAACACTGGTAGCTGCAGGCTTCACGCCTGTGCCAAAAACTTTAAAAGCAGGGATTGGAGAATTGCGCCAAAAACCAATCTCCGGCGATAATATTCATCCTCTCTTGCTCACTGCGGTGATCTCCGTCTTAGAAAATGAAAAGGCCATTAAGGTTACTGACAACAAGCTATCTCTCATGGACTTTATGATTGAGGTATCTGCGAAAGACAAGGGTGTAGCGGATAAAATCGAAGAGACATTTTGCAAGGCAGGGTTTACCCCGCCTTCCATGGAGGAAGTATCCACAAAATTTGGTACCAATGGTAAGGCTGCCATCTCATTGCTTGTTGAACAAAAGAAGCTCGTTATTGTGGAGAGTGGCCTCTGTTTTCATGCTACGGCACTCAACAAATTAAAAGAAATGATCAGGGATCATATCACCAAACACGGTACGATGAGCGTGGCACAGTTCAGGGATTTGACGAAAACCACCCGCAAATTTGCCGTCCCTTTGCTGGAATACTTCGATGCCATCCATTTCACCAGACGGATGGGGGATGTGAGGATATTACTGTAAAACTACCTCAATTTCTATCGGATCTTGTGCGAGTTCAGATTTGAAATTTATGATATTGATTTTAGAGAGATAGGATTGTATTGGGATCAATAGTAAGGTATTGGATATGAAACGAGGATTTGACGAGAATAATCTGTACGATAATTTGGCGTGGTTATCGGGGAATCAGGCAAAGATAGAGTGAAAGCTGTTTGAGGTAAGGCGGGGGAGGCAAGAGGCCGAAGCTGTTTTTGTATGACGTGACGAGCAGTTATGTGGAGGGGGGAGTAGAATCATTTTGGTGAGTACGGGTGTAATCGCGACGGCAAGAAGGGGAAGAAGCAGATCGTGATTGGCATGTTATGTGATGAATCCCGGGAGCCGGTATCAACGAGGGATGGCGAAGACCCGCCTAGCAAAATTAGAGGGTATGGAGAAATACCTTGAGAAGGAGAATTGTTATCTGGGAGAGCATCCGGGCAGAGGTATTGCCGGGACTGAACATACGGGTAGTCACGAGAAAAAAACTTCTTAATCAAAGAAAAGACCAGGAAAACTAAGGATTTCACGGTCTTTTTGTTTTTCATTTATGCGGTGAATATCCGTTTTAGAAAAGAGCAGCAACAAAAAGACAAAAATACCAGACAAAGAACTAGAAGAATTATTACTACGAGAGAATAAACAGTCTATTTTAAAACTAAGGAACCACAGCCAAAT contains:
- the selB gene encoding selenocysteine-specific translation elongation factor, with amino-acid sequence MKQSLQQSTTAHHVEHIIIGTAGHIDHGKTSLVKALTGIDADRLPEEKQRGLTIDLGFAYLDLDSDQRISIVDVPGHERFVKNMLAGATSINLVLFVIAADDGVMPQTIEHLEIINLLGIRHGLIALTKKDLVTDEWLTVVREDIKNIVTGTTLEHAPIIPVSVVTGEGIEVCKSAIKELISQIQTRSNTRVFRMPIDRSFTISGYGCVVTGPILGGQVSVVDEIEIVPLKKTLRVRGIEVTGERVDTAFAGQRAAINLSGMKSTEIQRGYELSAPGYLQPVNIADASLRLIQSAKNPLKNRTRIRFHLNTSEVMGRVILLDRDTLKPGEETLCQFLLENPITTEREDRFIIRSYSPAYTIGGGKVLRYNTTRLKRFKEETLKTLRILASGNLSDIVEQIYLGNTVGRGERLFAPAIDDISKQVNIHPSIAENVIAGLIKKGLLLKFVIEGKDVIIHRDVIASLKGQMLNILRVFHKENPLKTGMEETQLKTLVAAGFTPVPKTLKAGIGELRQKPISGDNIHPLLLTAVISVLENEKAIKVTDNKLSLMDFMIEVSAKDKGVADKIEETFCKAGFTPPSMEEVSTKFGTNGKAAISLLVEQKKLVIVESGLCFHATALNKLKEMIRDHITKHGTMSVAQFRDLTKTTRKFAVPLLEYFDAIHFTRRMGDVRILL